A stretch of Dietzia lutea DNA encodes these proteins:
- a CDS encoding ABC transporter transmembrane domain-containing protein, with translation MPDHSQTPGTGSIVDYSALPGPGGRRSKLPAVDSPRWTLKVALSQRPWSFIASGGMAVGFLCNGLTPVVVGRAVDDAIATGRLNRLWLWIGVLACVFLVAMVANWTARFMLVRSQQLVSHDLRTAVTDRIQDPRGFAGRERTAGGLLSIASSDTTRVGDIVMMTVMPVAEAAAITYGAAMMFTINPWLSLATLVGGPVLVIVALRVARPLQRRSVARQQAIAQAAATATDVVQGLRILKGLGAIVTVRRRYDEVSDDAYRKTVHADAAEARLNGATEATGAVFVSTLGLAAGALALAGHVTIGELITVVGLTQFLVVPMTMFGRNIASRWASAEASGRRIREVLGADFERVSEADAATTERFIRALPSGLTVVDGTDPELIRLLESLPRTRVAVVPHAADLFDGSVADNVHPDRATAEHALRVACCDDIPDSPDKRVGESGRMLSGGQRQRVALARAIAFDPEVLVLQDPTTAVDSVTEQNLADNIARERAGKTTIVVNQAPAWNAVADARLTARRLRETAEGLLVGVEG, from the coding sequence CCCGGGCCGGGGGGCCGCCGATCGAAGCTGCCCGCCGTCGACTCACCGCGGTGGACCCTCAAGGTGGCGCTGTCCCAGCGTCCCTGGAGCTTCATCGCCTCTGGCGGCATGGCCGTGGGATTCCTCTGCAACGGGCTCACCCCGGTCGTCGTGGGCCGTGCGGTCGACGACGCGATCGCCACCGGCCGTCTGAACCGGCTCTGGCTCTGGATCGGCGTGCTTGCCTGCGTGTTCCTGGTGGCGATGGTCGCCAACTGGACCGCCCGCTTCATGTTGGTCCGCAGCCAGCAGCTCGTCAGCCATGACCTGCGCACCGCGGTCACCGACCGCATACAGGACCCGCGCGGGTTCGCGGGCCGGGAACGCACCGCGGGCGGCCTGCTGTCCATCGCCTCGTCGGACACCACGCGCGTCGGGGACATCGTCATGATGACCGTGATGCCCGTCGCCGAGGCGGCGGCCATCACGTACGGCGCGGCGATGATGTTCACGATCAACCCGTGGCTGAGCCTGGCCACCCTGGTCGGCGGCCCGGTGCTGGTCATCGTGGCGCTCCGGGTGGCGCGGCCGCTGCAGCGCCGGTCGGTGGCGCGCCAGCAGGCCATCGCGCAGGCCGCCGCCACCGCGACCGACGTGGTGCAGGGGTTGCGGATCCTCAAGGGCCTGGGCGCCATCGTCACCGTCCGGAGGCGCTACGACGAGGTGTCGGACGACGCCTACCGCAAGACCGTTCACGCCGACGCCGCCGAGGCACGACTCAACGGCGCCACCGAGGCGACGGGGGCCGTCTTCGTCTCCACGCTCGGTCTCGCGGCGGGCGCGTTGGCGCTCGCCGGGCACGTCACCATCGGCGAGCTGATCACGGTGGTCGGCCTCACCCAGTTCCTCGTGGTCCCCATGACCATGTTCGGCCGCAACATCGCCTCCCGATGGGCGTCGGCGGAGGCATCCGGCCGGCGGATACGCGAGGTGCTCGGCGCGGACTTCGAGCGCGTCTCCGAGGCCGACGCCGCCACCACGGAGAGGTTCATCCGCGCCCTGCCGTCAGGCCTGACGGTCGTCGACGGCACCGACCCCGAGCTGATCCGTCTCCTCGAGTCACTGCCCCGCACGCGGGTGGCGGTCGTGCCCCACGCCGCCGACCTGTTCGACGGCAGCGTGGCGGACAACGTCCACCCCGATCGCGCGACGGCCGAGCACGCCCTGCGGGTCGCCTGCTGCGATGACATCCCCGACAGCCCGGACAAGCGGGTCGGCGAGAGCGGGCGGATGCTCTCGGGAGGCCAGCGGCAGCGCGTCGCTCTCGCACGCGCGATCGCGTTCGACCCCGAGGTGCTCGTGTTGCAGGACCCCACCACCGCGGTCGACTCGGTGACCGAACAGAACCTCGCGGACAACATCGCCCGCGAGCGGGCCGGGAAGACCACGATCGTCGTCAATCAGGCGCCGGCGTGGAACGCCGTCGCGGACGCCCGCCTGACCGCACGGCGACTGCGCGAGACCGCCGAGGGGCTGCTCGTGGGGGTCGAGGGATGA
- a CDS encoding ABC transporter ATP-binding protein, giving the protein MTTTSSTPPVKTDTALRFPVASAGQVRREVARQLARVRHARRWLVVALILLSLGATAGVLIPQLMGRIVDLVSGETAGSLWQIGALLLAAAIGGAALSASGFYLVARLSERVIANLRQDMVGTALGLPTHRVEDAGSGDLVSRSTDDVAELSSAVTETVPTLSTSALTVVATVIALFALDWQFLVVPLVVAPLYYVAARRYLAKAPGRYASERAAMAERARRVLEAIRGRATVRAFSLEGRMHTRIGNASWYVVRKGIRARTTMLVLNVWMLVGEFLMLAIALTVGYHLVATGALTVGAVTGAVLMIIRLRGPLMTFMRILDVVQSGYASLSRIVGVVVDPPVPVPDSGVEPPQGRVELRDVSFSYGGSWAVRDISFTIAPGRTVAIVGASGAGKTTVAALLAGLLVPDAGEVLVDGHPVSSLSDRERIARLATVSQEVHVFSGTLRQDLTLARPEATDGELLDALRRVNATAWFERLPEGLDTVVGARGLQLDPVAAQQLALARVLLLDPAVIVMDEATAEAGSAGAEALERAADEVTRDRSALVIAHRLDQASRADIILVMDSGRIVERGTHDDLVAHGGIYHRLWAAWSAGRRATAVDGAPDPA; this is encoded by the coding sequence ATGACGACGACGAGCTCGACACCACCCGTGAAGACCGACACCGCCCTCCGGTTCCCGGTCGCCTCTGCAGGCCAGGTCCGTCGCGAGGTGGCCCGGCAGCTCGCCCGGGTCCGCCATGCCCGGCGGTGGCTGGTGGTGGCGTTGATCCTGCTGAGCCTCGGAGCGACCGCGGGGGTGCTCATCCCCCAGCTGATGGGTCGGATCGTGGACCTGGTGTCCGGCGAGACCGCGGGGTCGCTGTGGCAGATCGGCGCGTTGTTGCTGGCCGCGGCCATTGGCGGCGCGGCACTCAGCGCATCCGGTTTCTACCTGGTGGCCCGGTTGTCCGAGCGGGTGATCGCCAACCTGCGCCAGGACATGGTCGGCACCGCGCTCGGACTGCCGACCCACCGGGTGGAGGACGCGGGCTCCGGAGACCTCGTCAGCCGGTCCACCGATGACGTGGCCGAGCTGTCCTCGGCGGTCACCGAGACCGTCCCGACGCTGTCCACCTCCGCCCTGACGGTCGTGGCGACCGTGATCGCGCTGTTCGCCCTGGACTGGCAGTTCCTCGTCGTCCCCCTCGTCGTCGCGCCCCTCTACTACGTCGCCGCGCGCCGGTACCTCGCCAAGGCCCCGGGCCGCTACGCCTCGGAGCGCGCGGCGATGGCCGAGCGGGCGCGACGGGTCCTCGAGGCCATCCGCGGCCGGGCGACCGTACGCGCGTTCTCGCTCGAGGGCCGCATGCACACCCGGATCGGCAACGCCTCCTGGTACGTGGTGCGCAAGGGCATCCGGGCCCGCACGACGATGCTCGTGCTCAACGTCTGGATGCTGGTGGGCGAGTTCCTGATGCTCGCGATCGCCCTGACGGTGGGTTACCACCTGGTCGCCACCGGCGCCCTCACGGTGGGCGCGGTGACCGGGGCGGTCCTCATGATCATCCGGCTGCGCGGCCCGCTCATGACCTTCATGCGCATCCTGGACGTGGTCCAGTCGGGCTACGCGTCGCTGTCCCGGATCGTCGGCGTGGTGGTGGACCCACCCGTGCCGGTGCCCGACAGCGGCGTCGAGCCACCGCAGGGCCGGGTCGAGCTGCGCGACGTCAGCTTCAGCTACGGCGGCTCGTGGGCCGTGCGCGACATCAGCTTCACCATCGCGCCCGGGCGGACCGTCGCGATCGTCGGCGCATCCGGAGCCGGCAAGACGACGGTCGCCGCTCTGCTCGCGGGCCTGCTGGTCCCGGACGCCGGCGAGGTCCTCGTCGACGGCCACCCGGTGTCGTCGCTGTCCGACCGGGAGCGCATCGCCCGTCTGGCCACCGTGAGCCAGGAGGTCCACGTGTTCTCGGGAACCCTGCGCCAGGATCTCACCCTGGCCAGACCGGAGGCCACCGACGGCGAGCTGCTCGACGCGCTGCGCCGTGTCAACGCCACCGCGTGGTTCGAGCGACTGCCGGAGGGGCTCGACACCGTCGTCGGGGCGCGCGGGCTCCAACTGGATCCGGTCGCCGCGCAGCAGTTGGCCCTGGCCCGCGTCCTCCTCCTCGACCCGGCCGTCATCGTCATGGACGAGGCCACCGCCGAGGCTGGCTCCGCGGGCGCGGAGGCGCTGGAGCGTGCGGCCGACGAGGTCACCCGCGACAGGTCCGCCCTCGTGATCGCCCACCGGCTCGACCAGGCCTCTCGCGCGGACATCATCCTCGTCATGGACTCCGGACGTATCGTCGAACGCGGAACCCACGACGACCTCGTCGCCCACGGCGGGATCTACCACCGGCTGTGGGCCGCCTGGTCCGCCGGCCGGCGGGCGACCGCCGTGGACGGGGCCCCGGACCCGGCCTAG
- a CDS encoding NADP-dependent isocitrate dehydrogenase, whose product MTQGPQKIIYTLTDEAPRLATEAFLPVVRTFAEPAGIGVETSDISVAARILAAFPERLTEEQRVPDNLAELGRLTQDPATNIIKLPNISASVPQLTAAIAELREKGYDLPDYPYDPKTPEEKEIAERYGSCLGSAVNPVLRQGNSDRRAPKAVKEYARANPHSMGKWSMASQTHVAHMTHGDFYAGEKSIILDRACDARMEIVTPDGETHVLKTVPLEAGEVVDSMFMSKKALLDFYEEQLNDAKETGVMFSLHVKATMMKVSHPIVFGHAVRVFYKDAFAKHGELFDELGVNVNNGMGDLYDKIENLPTSKKEEVIEDIHRCHESRPELAMVDSARGITNFHSPSDVIVDASMPAMIRIGGKMYGADGRKKDTKAVIPESTFARIYQEIINFCKTNGAFDPRTMGTVPNVGLMAQKAEEYGSHDKTFEVQHAGVANIVDASTGEVLLSQDVEAGDIWRMCTVKDAPIRDWVRLAVDRARASGMPAVFWLDPYRPHENNLITLVKKYLAEHDTEGLDIQIMSQVRAMRYTLERAWRGLDTISVTGNILRDYLTDLFPILELGTSAKMLSIVPLMAGGGLYETGAGGSAPKHVQQLAEENHLRWDSLGEFLALGASLEDVGRKNDNPKAQILARTLDTATGKLLENRKSPSRETGELDNRGSQFWLSLYWAQELAAQSDDPDLAAHFAPLAGKLDAEKDTILGELLDVQGKPVDLGGYYQPAIDKLKEAMRPSETFNAALASISG is encoded by the coding sequence ATGACCCAAGGTCCCCAGAAGATCATCTACACCCTCACCGATGAGGCCCCGCGGCTCGCGACCGAGGCATTCCTCCCGGTCGTCCGCACTTTCGCCGAGCCCGCCGGTATCGGCGTCGAGACCAGTGACATCTCGGTGGCCGCCCGCATCCTCGCCGCGTTCCCGGAGCGGCTCACCGAGGAGCAGCGCGTCCCCGACAACCTGGCCGAGCTGGGTCGGCTGACCCAGGACCCCGCCACCAACATCATCAAGCTGCCCAACATCAGCGCCTCGGTGCCGCAGCTCACCGCCGCGATCGCCGAGCTCCGGGAGAAGGGCTACGACCTCCCCGATTACCCGTACGACCCCAAGACGCCCGAGGAGAAGGAGATCGCCGAGCGGTACGGCTCCTGCCTCGGCAGCGCGGTGAACCCCGTGCTGCGCCAGGGCAACTCCGACCGGCGTGCACCGAAGGCGGTCAAGGAGTACGCGCGGGCGAACCCGCACTCCATGGGCAAGTGGTCGATGGCGTCGCAGACCCACGTCGCGCACATGACCCACGGCGACTTCTACGCCGGCGAGAAGTCCATCATCCTGGACCGCGCCTGTGACGCCCGCATGGAGATCGTGACCCCGGACGGCGAGACCCACGTCCTCAAGACGGTGCCGCTCGAGGCCGGCGAGGTCGTCGACTCGATGTTCATGAGCAAGAAGGCACTCCTGGACTTCTACGAGGAGCAGCTCAACGACGCCAAGGAGACGGGCGTCATGTTCTCGCTCCACGTCAAGGCGACCATGATGAAGGTCAGCCACCCGATCGTCTTCGGTCACGCCGTCCGCGTGTTCTACAAGGACGCGTTCGCCAAGCACGGCGAGCTCTTCGACGAGCTGGGCGTCAACGTGAACAACGGAATGGGCGATCTCTACGACAAGATCGAGAACCTGCCGACCTCCAAGAAGGAGGAGGTCATCGAGGACATCCACCGCTGCCACGAGTCGCGCCCGGAGCTGGCGATGGTCGACTCGGCCCGCGGCATCACCAACTTCCACTCCCCCTCCGACGTCATCGTCGACGCCTCCATGCCCGCGATGATCCGCATCGGCGGCAAGATGTACGGCGCCGACGGCCGCAAGAAGGACACCAAGGCCGTCATCCCGGAGTCCACGTTCGCGCGGATCTACCAGGAGATCATCAACTTCTGCAAGACCAACGGGGCGTTCGACCCGCGGACCATGGGCACCGTGCCGAACGTGGGCCTGATGGCGCAGAAGGCCGAGGAGTACGGCAGCCACGACAAGACCTTCGAGGTCCAGCACGCCGGTGTGGCCAATATCGTCGACGCCTCCACCGGTGAGGTCCTGCTCTCCCAGGACGTCGAGGCGGGCGACATCTGGCGCATGTGCACCGTCAAGGACGCGCCGATCCGCGACTGGGTCCGGCTCGCCGTGGACCGCGCCCGTGCCTCGGGCATGCCGGCCGTCTTCTGGCTCGACCCGTACCGGCCGCACGAGAACAACCTCATCACCCTGGTGAAGAAGTACCTCGCCGAGCACGACACCGAGGGCCTGGACATCCAGATCATGTCCCAGGTGCGCGCCATGCGGTACACCCTCGAGCGCGCCTGGCGTGGCCTGGACACCATCTCGGTCACCGGCAACATCCTGCGTGACTACCTCACCGACCTGTTCCCCATCCTCGAGCTGGGGACCAGCGCCAAGATGCTGTCGATCGTGCCGCTGATGGCCGGCGGCGGCCTGTACGAGACCGGCGCGGGCGGATCCGCGCCCAAGCACGTGCAGCAGCTCGCCGAGGAGAACCACCTGCGCTGGGATTCGCTGGGCGAGTTCCTCGCCCTCGGGGCCAGCCTCGAGGACGTCGGCCGCAAGAACGACAATCCCAAGGCCCAGATCCTGGCCCGGACGCTCGACACCGCCACCGGCAAGCTGCTCGAGAACCGGAAGTCCCCGTCGCGGGAGACCGGTGAGCTCGACAACCGGGGCAGCCAGTTCTGGCTCTCGCTGTACTGGGCCCAGGAGCTGGCCGCGCAGTCCGACGACCCCGACCTGGCAGCGCACTTCGCGCCGCTGGCGGGCAAGCTCGACGCCGAGAAGGACACCATCCTCGGCGAGCTACTCGATGTGCAGGGCAAGCCGGTCGACCTGGGCGGTTACTACCAGCCCGCGATCGACAAGCTAAAGGAGGCGATGCGTCCGAGCGAGACGTTCAACGCCGCCCTCGCGAGCATCTCCGGCTGA
- a CDS encoding MFS transporter gives MPSITQVGTGLLTPIGMNITLAVSPRDKLGLTMGIMAAMTTLGPSLAILLSGVLLTVAPWTTLMWVFGAMTLFLLIAGGIVLRTVVDLGRPVLDIPSFLIVAVGLVGILYGVSAAFGGAALYSGISGVVGLIAMWLFVIRQRRIEHPLIDMRPFTNRAFVLGVLMTMLGLVFMFAMNVVIPLFLQSAREISPLGASLTLAPGILLTVVAGPVAGRLFDRHGGRWSIPLGFLVMAIFVTLVGVAAGYSSILLFGLLYVPAVSATALVIGPSQTFALSSLDRESAPHGVTVVSTSFQIAGCVGTSLAAGVYGAVSTANVRAGHSEVDALLSGFRGAVAIVVVTSLVGIALAIAAYRAVRAQRSAGSVADGQNAQADHPANTVESIMKSDVYALTSDDTVLDAITMFGRRGISGAPVLDADGSLAGFLSDGVVMRYLSAAHPSSTSIYSYAIGADEDLEQAMADLADLNVMRLATHDVITIDADASIADAVAALSDAHFKKVPVVGADGHLVGIVSRSAINRLAIAGYLDKRAATLEPVGAHA, from the coding sequence TTGCCGTCCATCACCCAGGTCGGGACGGGTCTGCTCACCCCGATCGGCATGAACATCACCCTGGCGGTCTCGCCTCGCGACAAGCTCGGGCTGACCATGGGCATCATGGCCGCGATGACCACGCTGGGGCCGTCATTGGCGATCCTGCTCTCCGGCGTCCTGCTGACGGTCGCCCCGTGGACCACCCTCATGTGGGTCTTCGGCGCCATGACCCTCTTCCTCCTGATCGCCGGTGGGATCGTGCTGCGCACGGTCGTTGACCTGGGCAGGCCGGTCCTCGACATCCCGTCGTTCCTCATCGTCGCCGTCGGTCTGGTCGGCATCCTCTACGGCGTGTCCGCCGCGTTCGGCGGAGCCGCTCTCTACTCCGGCATCTCCGGCGTCGTCGGACTGATCGCGATGTGGCTGTTCGTTATCCGCCAGCGTCGCATCGAACACCCCCTGATCGACATGCGGCCGTTCACGAACCGCGCCTTCGTGCTCGGCGTCCTGATGACCATGCTCGGCCTGGTCTTCATGTTCGCCATGAACGTCGTCATCCCGCTGTTCCTACAGTCCGCACGCGAGATCTCGCCGCTGGGCGCGTCGCTCACGCTCGCGCCCGGAATCCTCCTCACCGTGGTGGCGGGCCCCGTCGCCGGCCGCCTGTTCGACCGGCACGGCGGCCGCTGGTCGATCCCGCTCGGCTTCCTCGTCATGGCGATCTTCGTCACGCTCGTCGGCGTGGCGGCCGGCTACTCATCGATCCTCCTCTTCGGCCTGCTCTACGTCCCGGCGGTGTCGGCCACCGCACTGGTGATCGGGCCCTCGCAGACCTTCGCGCTGTCCAGTCTCGATCGCGAGTCCGCCCCGCACGGGGTGACGGTGGTGTCCACCAGCTTCCAGATCGCGGGCTGCGTGGGCACCTCCCTGGCGGCCGGCGTCTACGGCGCCGTGTCGACCGCGAACGTCCGCGCCGGACACAGCGAGGTCGACGCGCTGCTCTCCGGCTTCCGCGGCGCCGTCGCCATCGTGGTCGTCACCTCGCTGGTCGGTATCGCCCTGGCGATCGCCGCGTACCGCGCAGTGCGCGCCCAGCGGTCGGCCGGATCCGTCGCGGATGGTCAGAACGCGCAGGCCGACCACCCGGCGAACACCGTGGAGTCGATCATGAAGTCCGATGTCTACGCGCTGACCTCGGACGACACGGTCCTCGACGCGATCACGATGTTCGGGCGCCGAGGCATCTCCGGAGCACCGGTTCTGGACGCCGACGGCTCCCTGGCGGGATTCCTCTCGGACGGGGTCGTCATGCGCTACCTGTCCGCGGCACACCCGTCGTCGACGTCGATCTACTCCTACGCGATCGGTGCCGATGAGGACCTCGAGCAGGCCATGGCCGACCTGGCGGACCTGAACGTCATGAGGCTGGCCACGCACGATGTGATCACGATCGACGCCGACGCCTCGATCGCCGACGCTGTCGCCGCGCTCTCGGACGCCCATTTCAAGAAGGTGCCCGTGGTCGGCGCTGACGGACATCTGGTCGGCATCGTCAGCCGATCCGCGATCAACCGTCTGGCGATCGCCGGTTACCTCGACAAGCGTGCCGCCACCCTTGAGCCGGTGGGCGCACATGCCTGA
- a CDS encoding mismatch-specific DNA-glycosylase gives MTARPRRPSPLGGRRPRRDELARFATDDPNGVDDVIPEDPGRLCLLIVGVNPGLWTAAVNAPFARPGNRFWPSLHRAGLTDHVVDAAAGFSPEDEEQLLSRGIGMTNLVGRATARADELTREELRVGARRLVTMADQLRPSVVAIAGITAFRTAFALPKAGIGQQDSSGIPDWPDGVDLWVVPQPSGLNAHETLDSLAAHWRRVWSAVEGRNE, from the coding sequence CTGACGGCCCGGCCCCGGCGCCCCTCGCCGTTAGGTGGGCGCCGCCCCAGACGCGACGAGCTCGCCCGGTTCGCGACGGACGACCCGAACGGGGTCGACGACGTCATACCCGAAGACCCGGGACGGCTTTGTCTGCTCATCGTCGGCGTCAACCCGGGTCTGTGGACCGCTGCCGTCAACGCGCCGTTCGCTCGGCCCGGTAACCGGTTCTGGCCGTCGTTGCACCGGGCGGGGCTCACCGACCACGTCGTGGACGCGGCGGCCGGCTTCTCGCCGGAAGACGAGGAGCAGCTTCTCTCCCGCGGCATCGGGATGACGAACCTCGTCGGGCGGGCCACGGCGCGGGCCGACGAGCTCACGCGCGAGGAGCTGCGAGTTGGCGCGCGGCGTCTGGTGACCATGGCCGACCAGCTCCGTCCGTCGGTCGTCGCCATCGCGGGGATCACCGCCTTCCGCACGGCCTTCGCTCTGCCCAAGGCGGGCATCGGGCAGCAGGATTCCTCGGGGATTCCGGACTGGCCGGACGGAGTCGACCTGTGGGTGGTGCCCCAACCGAGCGGCTTGAACGCGCACGAGACCCTCGACTCCCTGGCCGCGCACTGGCGCCGGGTGTGGAGCGCGGTCGAGGGACGAAACGAGTAG
- a CDS encoding dihydrofolate reductase family protein, with protein MTRYRYYTATTLDGFLADDDHSLSWLFKQDIDENGPGNTTAFLAEVGAQVMGSSTYTWVLEHDRDWLPEIPTFVFTHRELEAADDHVSFVAGAPSDHRATLESAAAGLDVWVMGGGGLAAEFAGAGMLDEVVVSIAPVTLGSGKPLFGGAYDLELKDCARNRDFVVARYDVRGPLTDS; from the coding sequence ATGACCCGCTACCGCTACTACACCGCCACGACCCTTGACGGATTCCTCGCGGACGACGACCACTCCCTGTCCTGGCTCTTCAAGCAGGACATCGACGAGAACGGGCCGGGCAACACCACCGCCTTCCTCGCGGAGGTGGGAGCCCAGGTCATGGGGTCGTCCACGTACACGTGGGTCCTCGAACACGACCGTGACTGGCTGCCCGAGATCCCCACCTTCGTGTTCACCCACCGCGAGCTGGAGGCCGCGGACGACCACGTCTCCTTTGTCGCGGGCGCCCCGTCCGATCATCGCGCAACGCTCGAGTCCGCCGCTGCCGGCCTCGACGTGTGGGTGATGGGAGGCGGCGGGCTCGCAGCCGAGTTCGCCGGGGCGGGGATGCTCGACGAAGTGGTGGTCTCGATCGCCCCGGTGACCCTGGGGTCGGGTAAACCGCTGTTCGGCGGCGCGTACGACCTCGAGTTGAAGGACTGCGCGCGGAACCGGGACTTCGTGGTAGCCCGGTACGACGTCCGGGGACCTCTGACAGACTCGTGA
- a CDS encoding helix-turn-helix domain-containing protein, producing MTARRPGRDRIRELLDAVLAEHEGGAVLNTLAADAHSSSFHFSRQVSRAAGEAPAAMRRRVLLERSAWEIQGGRSVTDAAFAAGYDSVEGFSRAFSRAFGCPPSAMRQRHDRGHWLPAPNGIHFHSPTVLYVDAGQEISAGDVVALMIRHDLEDTAAVLAAAEGVDDDEYRRERMPGHRVLEWSGDETSLADVLRHLALDKLPWLACIEGEDEPDLSVEDDVESLRRRHSEIAARWLAMTRDVERRGAWGDRVIDALCDPPESFLLSQIVAHDLTFSAHRRQLARWMLAQAGADIRHLDPDPIMWHRRASGGLS from the coding sequence ATGACCGCACGGCGCCCGGGACGAGATCGCATCCGCGAGTTGCTCGACGCCGTTCTCGCCGAGCACGAAGGCGGCGCAGTCCTGAACACGCTCGCGGCGGACGCCCACTCGTCGTCGTTCCACTTCAGTCGCCAGGTCAGCCGGGCGGCCGGGGAAGCGCCGGCGGCGATGCGGCGGCGTGTCCTCCTCGAGCGCTCGGCCTGGGAGATCCAAGGGGGACGCAGCGTCACCGACGCGGCGTTCGCGGCGGGGTACGACTCGGTCGAGGGCTTCTCGCGCGCGTTCTCACGGGCGTTCGGGTGTCCTCCTAGCGCGATGCGGCAGCGACACGACCGAGGCCACTGGCTGCCTGCACCGAACGGCATCCATTTCCACTCTCCGACGGTGCTCTACGTCGACGCGGGGCAGGAGATATCGGCCGGCGACGTCGTCGCCCTGATGATCCGGCACGACCTCGAGGACACCGCCGCGGTGCTCGCCGCCGCCGAGGGGGTCGACGACGACGAGTACCGACGCGAGAGGATGCCGGGACACAGGGTGCTCGAGTGGTCGGGTGACGAGACGTCGCTCGCGGACGTCCTGCGCCATCTGGCCCTGGACAAGCTGCCGTGGCTCGCGTGCATCGAGGGAGAGGATGAGCCCGACCTAAGTGTGGAGGACGACGTCGAGAGTCTGCGCCGGCGACACTCCGAGATCGCTGCGCGGTGGCTGGCCATGACGCGCGATGTGGAACGCCGTGGGGCATGGGGCGACCGGGTGATCGACGCGCTCTGTGACCCACCCGAGTCGTTCCTGCTGTCCCAGATCGTCGCCCACGACCTGACGTTCTCGGCCCATCGTCGTCAGCTCGCGCGCTGGATGCTGGCGCAGGCCGGCGCCGACATCAGGCATCTCGATCCCGACCCGATCATGTGGCACCGCCGCGCCTCAGGAGGACTGTCATGA
- a CDS encoding tyrosine-type recombinase/integrase, translating to MGANRYSIQEQTPGRFRVRWYDDASKRRSKTFGSRTEAKRFLNGVKADIDRGEYIDPADSRRTVREMGELWLESRNLRPKTNQAYRTILDQRIYPTFGGRPIGGITTLDIVAWITYLSTEGKRVGHNNKGDADPAKSRTTRDARYRERKAERDGESPKGGLAPGTVHNAVRVMNQVLGAAVRSRYLRGNPCDGLTREDLPKHRREEVAFLSAPQVARLASAVEEVVDGVEGDRPEGYRPSDRAASFGRMVRFAAQTGLRAGEVCGLRWENVDLLRGRVNVAESISTLSADEFHVVPPKNGQSRWVSMTPDMAEELRAVFEARGPQSADYVWPGDDGDELPMHWGRDFYLRYWKRAAARAALPDSLRFHDLRHTCAALLIAANVPAKAIQAHLGHSSFKITMDTYGHLYSDATDLVSGAMANAFAAPAEPTNVRQIRR from the coding sequence ATGGGAGCGAACCGCTACTCAATCCAGGAGCAGACACCAGGGAGATTCCGGGTGCGGTGGTACGACGACGCCAGCAAACGCCGCTCCAAGACCTTCGGTTCGCGCACCGAGGCGAAGCGGTTTCTCAACGGCGTGAAGGCTGACATCGACCGGGGCGAGTACATCGATCCTGCCGACTCCCGGCGGACCGTGCGGGAGATGGGGGAGCTGTGGCTGGAGTCGCGGAACCTCCGCCCTAAGACCAATCAGGCCTACCGCACAATTCTCGACCAACGCATCTACCCGACGTTCGGGGGCCGTCCCATCGGCGGGATCACGACCCTCGACATCGTCGCATGGATTACCTACCTCTCGACCGAGGGGAAGCGCGTCGGCCACAACAACAAGGGGGACGCCGACCCCGCGAAGTCACGCACGACTCGGGACGCTAGGTATCGCGAGCGCAAGGCTGAGCGCGACGGCGAATCGCCCAAGGGTGGCCTCGCACCCGGCACAGTCCACAACGCCGTTCGGGTCATGAACCAGGTTCTCGGCGCGGCGGTCCGCTCCCGGTACCTCCGGGGCAACCCCTGCGACGGACTTACGCGGGAGGACTTACCCAAACACCGCCGGGAAGAGGTCGCGTTTCTCTCCGCACCACAGGTCGCCCGCCTCGCCTCGGCGGTCGAGGAGGTCGTGGATGGGGTTGAGGGCGATCGCCCGGAGGGGTACCGGCCCAGCGACAGGGCAGCGAGCTTCGGGCGGATGGTCCGGTTCGCGGCACAGACCGGCCTCCGGGCGGGAGAGGTGTGCGGGCTGCGGTGGGAGAACGTCGACCTGCTGCGCGGGCGGGTGAACGTCGCCGAGTCGATCTCAACCCTCAGCGCCGACGAGTTCCACGTCGTCCCGCCAAAGAATGGGCAGTCGCGGTGGGTGTCGATGACGCCAGACATGGCCGAGGAGCTTCGGGCGGTCTTCGAGGCGCGAGGACCGCAGTCGGCGGACTACGTGTGGCCGGGGGACGACGGAGACGAGCTCCCGATGCACTGGGGGAGGGACTTCTACCTGCGGTACTGGAAGCGGGCGGCGGCTCGGGCGGCGCTACCGGACTCCCTCCGGTTCCACGACCTCCGCCACACCTGCGCGGCACTGCTTATCGCGGCGAACGTCCCTGCCAAGGCAATCCAGGCCCACCTAGGCCATTCGTCCTTCAAGATCACGATGGACACCTACGGACATCTGTACTCGGACGCAACCGACCTCGTGTCGGGGGCGATGGCGAACGCCTTCGCCGCCCCGGCGGAACCTACGAACGTGCGACAAATACGTCGTTGA